Proteins encoded within one genomic window of Hevea brasiliensis isolate MT/VB/25A 57/8 chromosome 8, ASM3005281v1, whole genome shotgun sequence:
- the LOC110656933 gene encoding copper transport protein ATX1 produces MSQTVVLKVGMSCQGCVGAVKRVLGKMEGVESYEIDLKEQKVTVKGNVQPDVVLQTVSKTGKKTSFWKAEAPAEPESKPAETVAVA; encoded by the exons ATGTCT CAGACTGTTGTGCTCAAGGTTGGTATGTCATGTCAAGGTTGTGTTGGTGCTGTGAAGAGAGTTTTGGGGAAAATGGAAG GTGTGGAATCATATGAAATTGATTTGAAGGAGCAAAAGGTTACAGTGAAAGGAAACGTGCAGCCAGATGTGGTTCTTCAGACCGTTTCAAAGACTGGGAAGAAGACTTCCTTCTGGAAAGCCGAAGCACCTGCTGAACCCGAATCAAAGCCCGCAGAAACTGTGGCTGTTGCTTGA